In the Flagellimonas sp. HMM57 genome, one interval contains:
- a CDS encoding DNA polymerase beta superfamily protein — translation MTIEELKKSGHIIFECISGSRAYGLDTPSSDTDIRGVFILPKEHFYSLDYIGQINNESNDIVYYELRKFIDLCSKNNPNILELLNVPEECILYKHEIFNEIKLELFLSKQCEKSFANYAYAQIKKARGLEKKIVNPVEKERKSVLDFCFVYNQGKSLPLNIFLEKNNIQQEHCGISNIAHLKDCHNLYHNPNIPFKGIIKSDKANDIALSSIPKEETPIGMLFFNKDGYSSYCKKYKEYWDWVDKRNEERYRTTVSHGKNYDSKNMMHTFRLLHMAKEIALENTIRVKRPDREFLLDVKQGKYEYDELVGWAEEKKKELENLYDSSTLPKKSNLKAINNLLVTAREKFYHFN, via the coding sequence ATGACCATAGAAGAACTAAAGAAATCTGGGCATATCATTTTCGAATGCATTAGCGGGAGTAGAGCTTATGGATTGGACACACCTTCATCCGACACGGATATCAGAGGTGTGTTCATTCTTCCTAAAGAACACTTTTATTCCCTTGACTACATTGGACAGATAAACAACGAATCAAATGATATTGTGTATTATGAATTGCGCAAGTTCATTGATTTATGTTCTAAGAATAATCCAAACATATTGGAATTGTTGAATGTCCCAGAAGAATGCATTCTTTATAAACATGAAATTTTCAATGAAATAAAATTGGAGCTTTTCTTATCAAAACAGTGTGAAAAATCATTTGCGAACTATGCGTATGCACAAATCAAAAAGGCAAGAGGACTCGAAAAAAAGATTGTAAATCCAGTTGAAAAGGAACGTAAGTCAGTCCTGGATTTTTGTTTTGTCTATAACCAGGGTAAGTCTTTGCCCCTGAACATATTCCTTGAAAAAAACAATATTCAGCAAGAACATTGCGGTATATCCAACATAGCCCACCTAAAGGATTGTCACAATTTATATCACAACCCAAACATCCCATTTAAGGGAATCATAAAAAGTGATAAGGCAAACGATATTGCATTGAGTTCGATACCAAAGGAAGAGACACCTATTGGAATGCTTTTTTTCAATAAAGATGGCTATTCATCATATTGTAAAAAGTACAAAGAATACTGGGATTGGGTAGACAAACGCAACGAGGAACGCTATAGAACAACAGTATCACATGGCAAAAACTACGATTCCAAAAATATGATGCATACCTTCAGGTTGTTACATATGGCCAAAGAAATTGCATTGGAAAATACTATTAGGGTAAAACGGCCCGATAGAGAATTTCTGCTGGATGTAAAGCAAGGAAAATACGAATATGATGAACTAGTTGGTTGGGCCGAAGAAAAGAAAAAAGAACTGGAGAATTTATATGACTCCTCAACTTTACCAAAAAAGTCAAATCTGAAGGCAATTAATAACTTGCTTGTCACCGCAAGAGAAAAATTCTATCACTTTAACTAA
- a CDS encoding NUDIX domain-containing protein produces the protein MGVKQDIKVSVDAVVFGYEVKNNLSVLLIKRGIEPFKNQWALPGGLVLNDETLEEAVLRELKEETGITIDYLEQLYTFGTPKRDPRNRVISVSYFGLVKPNHFDIKAATDAADVKWFNLDELPKLAFDHQVIVDTAHQRLKSKLSYQPIGFDLLNDEFPFSDLENLYMTILEKEIDRRNFRKKMLSFGIIQETNKIEKIGSGRPAKLFKFNKKKFEQLSSGDFHFEIKFV, from the coding sequence ATGGGTGTCAAGCAAGATATCAAAGTTTCAGTGGATGCTGTAGTTTTTGGCTATGAGGTAAAAAACAACCTATCTGTTTTATTGATAAAAAGGGGAATTGAACCATTCAAAAATCAATGGGCCTTACCAGGTGGACTTGTCTTAAACGATGAAACGCTAGAAGAGGCCGTTTTGAGGGAGTTAAAAGAAGAAACTGGAATAACAATTGACTATTTAGAACAGCTTTATACCTTCGGCACGCCAAAAAGAGACCCTCGTAATAGAGTAATTTCTGTAAGTTATTTTGGCTTGGTAAAACCTAACCATTTTGATATCAAAGCAGCAACGGATGCCGCCGACGTAAAATGGTTCAATTTGGATGAATTACCTAAACTGGCGTTTGATCATCAAGTAATTGTGGATACAGCTCATCAAAGATTAAAATCCAAGCTTAGCTACCAACCTATCGGTTTTGATCTGTTAAATGATGAATTCCCGTTCTCGGACCTGGAGAACTTGTATATGACTATTTTGGAAAAGGAAATCGACAGAAGAAACTTCAGGAAAAAGATGCTAAGTTTTGGCATTATTCAAGAGACCAATAAAATAGAAAAAATAGGTAGTGGTCGCCCTGCCAAGCTTTTTAAATTCAACAAAAAGAAATTCGAACAACTTTCATCTGGCGACTTTCACTTTGAAATTAAGTTTGTGTAA
- the prs gene encoding ribose-phosphate diphosphokinase: protein MVLNLDTNFNPYPNKRIIEFESFTFYGGEPHLKILSSIDKNELVTITHRIQSFNDFGLLLLAIDALHRLGIENVSVFIPYFPAARQDRVMVGGEPLSVKVYTDILNALNLNEITVYDPHSEVTPALLNNCTVISNHNFVKQVIENIGDEVFLISPDGGALKKIYKLTSALGGIEVVECSKSRDVKTGRISDFKVYAEDLQGKNCLIVDDICDGGGTFIGLAKELKSKNAGKLYLAVSHGIFSKGLDELSQYFDKVYSTNSFNSIESTKHFLQFSL from the coding sequence ATGGTTCTTAATCTTGATACTAATTTCAACCCTTATCCGAATAAGCGGATTATTGAATTTGAGAGTTTTACTTTTTATGGAGGCGAGCCGCACCTCAAAATATTGTCTTCAATTGACAAAAACGAACTGGTAACCATTACACATAGAATACAATCTTTCAATGATTTTGGGTTACTGCTTTTGGCGATTGATGCATTACATAGATTAGGTATCGAGAACGTTAGTGTCTTCATTCCTTACTTCCCTGCGGCAAGACAAGATAGGGTGATGGTGGGAGGTGAACCTTTATCGGTTAAGGTTTATACGGATATATTAAATGCATTGAATTTGAATGAAATTACCGTTTACGATCCGCATTCAGAAGTTACCCCTGCCCTTTTGAATAATTGTACCGTGATTTCAAATCATAATTTTGTTAAGCAGGTCATAGAGAATATTGGAGATGAAGTCTTTCTTATTTCCCCTGACGGAGGTGCTTTGAAGAAAATATATAAGTTAACAAGTGCCTTAGGTGGAATTGAAGTTGTTGAATGCTCCAAATCAAGGGATGTTAAAACTGGTCGCATTTCAGACTTCAAAGTTTATGCGGAAGATTTACAGGGGAAAAACTGTTTGATAGTCGATGATATCTGTGATGGCGGAGGAACCTTCATAGGGTTGGCCAAAGAACTTAAAAGCAAAAATGCTGGAAAGCTATACTTGGCGGTTAGTCATGGAATATTTAGTAAAGGGCTAGATGAACTTAGTCAATACTTTGATAAAGTTTATAGCACCAATTCTTTTAATAGTATTGAAAGCACAAAACACTTTTTACAATTTAGTTTATAG
- a CDS encoding ADP-ribosylation/crystallin J1 yields MSSKVLYRPIGEKELILIAESDFKEFPPRLEWQPIFYPVLNEKYACEIASKWNTNDEFGNYLGFVTQFQISMAEFSKYKIENVGGAHHNELWVPSEALEDFNNAIIGNIEVIQVFKGDKFKNTTHSISQTIIKRLGDNDS; encoded by the coding sequence ATGTCAAGCAAAGTACTTTATAGACCCATAGGTGAAAAGGAACTTATTCTTATTGCGGAAAGTGACTTCAAAGAGTTTCCTCCAAGACTAGAGTGGCAACCTATTTTTTATCCTGTTTTGAATGAAAAATATGCATGTGAAATCGCTTCAAAATGGAACACCAATGACGAATTTGGCAACTATCTGGGCTTTGTAACCCAGTTCCAAATAAGTATGGCAGAATTCTCGAAATATAAAATTGAAAATGTTGGCGGAGCCCATCATAACGAGCTTTGGGTTCCTTCAGAGGCGTTGGAAGATTTCAATAACGCCATTATTGGGAATATTGAGGTAATTCAAGTTTTCAAAGGTGATAAGTTTAAAAATACAACTCATTCAATATCACAAACAATAATAAAAAGACTTGGCGATAATGACAGTTAG
- a CDS encoding O-acetyl-ADP-ribose deacetylase, translating to MTVRYIKGDITKISTDIIVNAANTSLLGGGGVDGAIHKAGGNSILEECIKIRNRQGGCKTGEAVITTAGELPAQYVIHTVGPVWNSGNSNEEKLLRNCYYNSLILAKSSKVNSIAFPNISTGIYKFPKKLAASIAIDTVKENPIINKVLFVCYDEENYRVYKKILEQ from the coding sequence ATGACAGTTAGATATATAAAAGGCGATATCACCAAAATATCCACAGACATCATAGTAAATGCCGCAAACACTTCATTGCTAGGTGGAGGCGGGGTTGATGGCGCCATCCATAAAGCGGGAGGTAACAGCATCCTGGAAGAATGCATAAAAATCAGAAATAGGCAAGGGGGCTGTAAAACTGGTGAGGCTGTTATTACAACAGCAGGTGAATTGCCAGCGCAATACGTCATCCACACAGTTGGTCCAGTATGGAACAGCGGCAATAGCAACGAAGAGAAACTATTACGCAACTGTTATTATAACAGCCTAATTCTTGCAAAATCTTCTAAGGTAAATAGTATTGCTTTTCCAAATATTAGTACAGGGATTTATAAGTTCCCCAAGAAACTTGCAGCTTCAATTGCTATTGATACAGTTAAAGAAAATCCCATAATAAATAAAGTGCTATTTGTGTGTTATGATGAGGAGAACTATAGGGTTTACAAAAAAATATTAGAACAATGA
- a CDS encoding RNA 2'-phosphotransferase, whose translation MTEQHKKQISKFLSLILRHQPEKIGLSLDENGWASIAEILEKSKLRFTFNELEEVVVTNDKQRFSLNQDKTKIRANQGHSLKTIDLGLKTQTPPVYLYHGTVARFVPNIKQQGLKKMSRQHVHLSEDRETASRVGSRRGKPVLLSIWALEMHTKGHRFYKSENGVWLTDAVPSMFIDFKDQG comes from the coding sequence ATGACCGAACAACATAAAAAACAAATCAGTAAGTTTTTGAGCCTTATCTTAAGGCATCAACCTGAGAAAATCGGATTGAGCTTGGATGAAAATGGCTGGGCTTCCATTGCCGAAATTCTTGAGAAATCTAAGCTACGATTTACGTTCAATGAATTAGAAGAGGTTGTGGTCACAAATGATAAGCAAAGATTCTCATTGAATCAGGACAAAACTAAAATTCGGGCCAATCAAGGGCATTCCTTAAAAACCATAGATTTGGGGCTAAAAACTCAAACTCCGCCAGTGTATTTATACCATGGAACGGTAGCCAGGTTTGTTCCTAACATCAAACAACAGGGGCTTAAAAAGATGAGTCGACAACATGTCCATTTAAGCGAGGATAGAGAGACCGCATCTCGAGTTGGATCAAGAAGAGGCAAGCCAGTTCTGTTAAGCATTTGGGCTTTGGAAATGCATACTAAAGGTCATCGGTTTTATAAATCTGAAAATGGCGTATGGTTAACAGATGCTGTACCGTCTATGTTTATAGACTTTAAAGACCAAGGATGA
- a CDS encoding metallophosphoesterase, translating to MKRKLVIGDIHGGLKGLTQALERAAVTKNDTLIFLGDYVDGWSESAQVIEYLINLSKEQRCIFVLGNHDLWCKLWLEKGTTNPIWLAHGGEGTINSYIKSGFLTKPSHKDFFNGLKNYWIDDNNRLFVHAGFTSMHGVEKEYNENDFYWDRTLWEAARILRHVKKEKRSEIETRLALYKEIYIGHTPTTNYGETEPINSINLWNIDTGAAFTGKLTIMDVDTKKYWQSDNLTLLYPRERGRN from the coding sequence ATGAAGAGAAAACTTGTCATAGGGGATATTCACGGGGGTCTGAAAGGATTGACACAAGCATTGGAACGAGCAGCCGTAACCAAAAATGATACCTTGATTTTTCTTGGGGATTATGTTGATGGCTGGAGTGAGTCGGCCCAGGTCATTGAGTATTTAATTAATTTATCAAAAGAACAGCGCTGCATTTTTGTTCTAGGGAATCATGATTTATGGTGCAAACTTTGGCTTGAAAAGGGTACAACGAATCCTATTTGGCTAGCACATGGAGGGGAGGGCACCATTAACAGTTACATAAAATCAGGTTTTTTGACCAAACCAAGTCATAAAGATTTTTTTAATGGGTTAAAAAACTATTGGATAGATGATAATAATCGTCTTTTTGTGCACGCTGGGTTTACATCCATGCATGGTGTAGAAAAAGAATATAATGAGAATGATTTCTACTGGGATAGGACACTTTGGGAAGCAGCGAGAATATTAAGACATGTGAAAAAAGAAAAGCGATCTGAAATTGAGACTAGACTAGCACTTTATAAGGAAATATATATTGGGCATACTCCTACCACGAATTACGGAGAAACAGAACCAATTAACTCCATTAACCTATGGAACATAGATACTGGAGCAGCATTTACAGGCAAACTCACTATTATGGACGTGGACACGAAAAAATATTGGCAAAGTGACAACTTAACCCTACTCTATCCCAGAGAAAGGGGAAGGAACTAA
- a CDS encoding LOG family protein, translating into MTKYATLFGGSGNNRNSKEYLETITIGKILSKNGFTVKNGGYGGMMEAISKGAAQSGGKTIGITCKQVGTSEGNPFLTETIVTDKLYQRLQLLIEDTEVFVVQKGGIGTLSEVFLTLDVLRKEASKKRIYFIGEVWESALESLKQLLIPEKEHELFHFVDNATSFENMLKLNHHA; encoded by the coding sequence GTGACAAAGTATGCTACATTATTTGGAGGTTCTGGCAATAATCGAAATTCTAAAGAGTATCTGGAGACCATAACTATTGGTAAGATATTGTCTAAAAATGGTTTTACTGTGAAAAATGGCGGTTATGGAGGTATGATGGAAGCCATTTCAAAAGGGGCTGCGCAATCTGGAGGAAAGACAATAGGTATAACATGTAAGCAAGTAGGAACCTCCGAAGGCAATCCCTTTTTAACAGAAACCATTGTGACCGATAAATTGTATCAAAGATTGCAATTGCTTATAGAAGATACTGAGGTGTTTGTTGTACAAAAGGGAGGTATTGGCACCCTTTCGGAAGTGTTCTTAACATTGGATGTGCTTAGAAAGGAGGCTTCCAAAAAAAGAATCTACTTTATCGGAGAAGTCTGGGAATCGGCCCTAGAGTCATTAAAACAGTTACTAATACCAGAAAAGGAACATGAGTTATTTCATTTCGTGGATAATGCTACATCTTTTGAAAACATGTTGAAACTAAACCACCATGCATAA
- a CDS encoding nicotinate phosphoribosyltransferase, whose protein sequence is MNPLLFTDGYKVDHRRQYPENTTLVYSNWTPRKSRIKGIDEVVFFGLQYFIKKYIIEDFENNFFNQPKEAVCAKYARRINNYLGENNVGVQHIAALHDLGYIPMVIKALPEGVSVPVRVPMFTMYNTRPEFFWLTNYFETLLSTTVWLPCNSATIAKQYRTILDKYAKETSSIPEFVDWQGHDFSMRGMAGLEAAKLSAIGHLLSFTGTDTIPAIDFLETYYNANSDTELIGGSVAATEHSVMCMGTNIGEEDTFKRLITEVYPNGIVSIVSDTWDLWKVLTEYLPNLKQEVLGRNGKVVIRPDSGDPVDIICGNPNGETLKERKGVIELLWDVFGGTINEKGYKELDSHIGAIYGDSITLERATQICERLKMKGFASTNIVLGIGSFTYQFNTRDTFGFAMKATYGEVNGVGREIFKNPITDDGTKKSAKGLLKIVKSDGKYELVDQVSWEEERLGELREVFRDGKLIIEESLIEIRNRAKTA, encoded by the coding sequence ATGAACCCACTACTATTCACAGACGGTTATAAAGTAGATCATAGAAGGCAATATCCAGAAAACACAACTTTAGTGTATTCAAATTGGACACCAAGAAAAAGCAGGATTAAAGGAATCGATGAAGTCGTTTTCTTTGGCCTACAATATTTTATCAAAAAATATATCATTGAAGATTTCGAAAACAACTTCTTTAATCAACCTAAAGAGGCCGTTTGCGCAAAATACGCCAGAAGAATCAATAATTATCTGGGCGAAAACAATGTAGGCGTTCAACACATTGCTGCACTTCATGATTTGGGCTATATCCCTATGGTTATAAAAGCTTTACCTGAAGGTGTATCCGTACCCGTAAGAGTGCCCATGTTTACCATGTACAATACAAGACCTGAATTCTTTTGGTTGACCAACTACTTTGAAACATTACTATCTACCACTGTTTGGTTGCCATGTAATTCAGCCACTATCGCAAAACAGTATCGCACAATTCTCGATAAGTACGCTAAAGAAACATCTTCAATACCCGAGTTCGTAGATTGGCAAGGTCATGATTTTTCCATGCGTGGCATGGCTGGGCTAGAAGCTGCCAAACTTAGCGCAATAGGACATCTATTGAGCTTTACAGGAACCGACACCATACCCGCCATAGACTTTTTGGAAACCTACTATAATGCAAACTCCGATACTGAATTGATTGGTGGGTCGGTGGCAGCTACCGAACACTCTGTCATGTGTATGGGAACAAATATTGGCGAAGAAGACACCTTTAAAAGGCTTATAACGGAAGTTTATCCTAATGGTATAGTTTCCATTGTCTCTGATACTTGGGACCTTTGGAAGGTACTTACTGAGTATTTACCAAACCTCAAACAGGAGGTTTTAGGACGAAACGGAAAAGTTGTTATCCGTCCAGATAGCGGTGACCCAGTAGATATTATTTGTGGAAACCCAAATGGAGAAACTCTGAAAGAGCGAAAAGGTGTTATTGAACTGCTTTGGGACGTCTTTGGCGGCACAATTAACGAGAAAGGGTATAAAGAGTTGGATTCTCATATTGGAGCCATCTACGGAGATAGTATCACCTTGGAACGGGCAACACAAATTTGCGAACGTCTTAAAATGAAAGGTTTTGCATCTACAAATATTGTATTGGGGATAGGCTCTTTCACCTACCAGTTTAATACACGAGATACTTTTGGCTTTGCAATGAAAGCCACCTACGGAGAAGTTAATGGAGTTGGCAGAGAGATTTTCAAAAACCCGATTACAGATGATGGCACAAAAAAATCCGCAAAGGGACTCTTAAAAATCGTCAAATCAGATGGAAAATATGAGCTTGTTGATCAAGTATCCTGGGAAGAAGAAAGATTAGGCGAACTCAGAGAAGTTTTTAGGGATGGAAAACTAATCATCGAAGAATCGCTCATAGAAATTAGAAACCGAGCAAAAACAGCCTGA
- a CDS encoding lipocalin family protein — MKSKIFVSISFTLVFFLCLIGCSSDTAEGPSETKEISRELLIGTWTRDGADIVFNNDGTGESEVFDFDSGNNTLQFQPLTWRLDSNILTINFSVGTSIFQIIELDTDNMQLQDDNGVRRDYIKK, encoded by the coding sequence ATGAAATCAAAAATCTTTGTAAGTATTTCTTTTACGCTAGTATTTTTCTTGTGTTTAATCGGATGTAGTTCAGACACCGCTGAAGGTCCATCGGAAACCAAAGAAATATCACGTGAGCTTCTAATTGGTACTTGGACTAGGGATGGGGCAGATATAGTTTTTAATAATGATGGCACAGGAGAGTCTGAAGTCTTTGATTTTGATAGTGGAAACAATACATTACAGTTTCAACCCTTGACATGGCGATTGGATTCAAATATTCTAACAATTAATTTCTCCGTGGGCACATCTATATTTCAGATAATTGAATTAGATACTGACAACATGCAACTGCAAGATGATAATGGAGTTCGAAGAGACTATATCAAAAAGTAA
- a CDS encoding helix-turn-helix domain-containing protein, translating to MFKEYTSEDERLIKKVGERIRFLREEADLSQFQLAVKAEIPKNQVGRIERCEINTSLVTLGRIANALEVDLTELFKK from the coding sequence GTGTTTAAAGAATATACATCCGAAGACGAAAGACTCATCAAAAAAGTTGGCGAAAGGATACGCTTTTTGCGTGAGGAAGCTGACCTATCTCAATTTCAACTTGCCGTGAAAGCAGAAATACCAAAAAATCAAGTAGGAAGAATAGAACGGTGTGAAATAAATACAAGTTTAGTTACCCTGGGGAGGATTGCGAATGCACTTGAAGTGGACTTAACTGAACTGTTCAAAAAGTAA
- a CDS encoding pentapeptide repeat-containing protein: MRKFQCDKCSNIAFEALKGDCLICSKLGKNGLELDNCNLSNTSLYSFTFFYASLRLGNLQNASFDRVKLDGCDFSAANLENIKFSNLSFKKNPKYGSEISHCYFHLANMKGASFVGVQLRDNYLVGANLDMLFVADENWIDGLDDKSKEYVKEKYILLDHNRFTSTISDRDEDKLWSDTFFLVRKEDTVKHKHYNGREIRNLENELSGESEEIEEEN; this comes from the coding sequence ATGCGAAAATTTCAATGTGATAAATGCTCTAATATAGCTTTTGAGGCCCTTAAAGGGGATTGCCTTATATGCTCAAAGCTTGGTAAAAACGGTTTAGAACTGGACAACTGCAATCTGTCAAACACTTCTTTGTACTCATTTACCTTTTTTTACGCAAGTCTAAGGCTTGGGAATTTACAGAACGCAAGCTTTGACCGAGTAAAGTTAGATGGATGTGATTTCAGCGCTGCCAACCTAGAAAACATAAAATTTTCAAACCTGTCCTTTAAGAAGAATCCAAAGTATGGCTCTGAAATTTCACACTGTTATTTTCATTTGGCAAATATGAAAGGAGCCAGTTTTGTTGGAGTGCAACTAAGGGATAATTATCTAGTTGGTGCCAATCTTGACATGCTATTTGTAGCAGATGAAAACTGGATAGATGGCTTGGATGATAAGTCTAAGGAATACGTAAAAGAAAAATACATATTGCTCGACCACAATAGATTCACTTCAACAATTAGCGACAGGGATGAAGATAAGTTATGGAGTGATACTTTTTTTCTAGTAAGAAAAGAAGATACTGTAAAGCATAAGCATTACAACGGGAGAGAAATTAGAAATTTAGAAAATGAACTTAGTGGTGAATCTGAAGAGATTGAGGAAGAGAATTGA
- a CDS encoding phage integrase SAM-like domain-containing protein, whose product MNLTAGSAHGVIRFSLKESFKVLAENPKQESLIVMHFSSKGRRFKKSIGYKCPFNQWDMAKQRVKTTKGMLANAYQINETIDRARVFAQNQLSKMINEDNFIDIAELSRLVATYLDKNEDEDIKDDDGRLIPYALKLLQSKKGQTKVTTYTDCHQTIRLLELYEKKNRTVIRFDDIDMVFYRSFVSLMEKEDYRLNSIGKHIKNLKTFLNDALTNGVTNNAIFKNRNFKVLKERTTEVYLTNEEIKILAKEDFSEMPRIQQARDIFLIGCYTGQRVSDYNGISEKNIEIIDGHKFIKLSQKKTDTITHIPIIKEIREVMKRYDNRFPPKLSEPILRKNIKLACSLVGFNELINVTYTKGGKKVAEEIPKYKLVRTHTARRSFCTNFYIQGKPVQNIMLFTGHKTEKDFLTYIRIEKKQESLAVLRSGFFD is encoded by the coding sequence ATGAATTTAACAGCAGGAAGTGCACACGGAGTGATTAGGTTTAGCCTAAAAGAATCTTTTAAAGTTTTAGCGGAAAATCCTAAGCAAGAAAGCCTAATCGTTATGCACTTTTCTTCGAAAGGAAGAAGGTTTAAAAAAAGTATCGGGTATAAATGCCCATTTAATCAGTGGGATATGGCCAAACAAAGAGTCAAAACAACAAAGGGAATGTTGGCTAATGCTTACCAAATAAACGAGACCATTGACAGGGCAAGGGTTTTTGCTCAGAATCAACTATCCAAAATGATTAATGAGGACAATTTCATAGATATAGCCGAACTGTCTCGTTTAGTTGCAACCTACTTAGACAAGAATGAAGATGAGGATATCAAAGATGATGATGGCAGATTAATTCCATACGCATTAAAGTTGCTTCAATCCAAGAAAGGTCAAACAAAGGTTACCACCTATACAGATTGTCATCAGACTATTAGATTACTTGAACTATATGAGAAAAAAAATAGAACGGTAATTAGATTTGATGATATTGATATGGTATTCTATAGAAGCTTTGTGTCCTTAATGGAAAAAGAGGACTACAGATTAAACAGTATTGGAAAGCATATAAAGAATCTAAAGACTTTCCTGAATGATGCTTTGACTAACGGAGTTACCAACAACGCAATATTTAAAAACCGAAATTTTAAAGTTCTTAAAGAAAGAACTACAGAAGTTTATCTCACAAATGAAGAAATAAAAATTCTTGCTAAGGAAGATTTTAGTGAAATGCCCAGAATTCAACAAGCTAGAGATATTTTTTTAATAGGCTGTTACACTGGGCAACGAGTTAGTGACTACAATGGTATATCTGAGAAGAATATCGAAATAATTGATGGTCACAAATTTATTAAGCTTAGTCAAAAAAAAACTGACACAATCACCCATATCCCCATTATCAAAGAGATTCGGGAGGTAATGAAAAGATATGATAATCGATTTCCTCCAAAACTAAGCGAACCCATTCTAAGAAAAAATATCAAACTCGCTTGCAGTTTAGTTGGATTCAATGAGCTTATAAATGTCACCTATACCAAGGGAGGTAAAAAAGTAGCTGAAGAAATACCAAAATATAAACTTGTAAGGACGCACACGGCACGCCGAAGTTTTTGTACTAACTTTTATATACAAGGGAAACCTGTACAAAACATTATGTTATTCACTGGTCACAAGACTGAGAAAGATTTTTTGACTTATATAAGAATAGAGAAAAAACAAGAGTCATTGGCTGTTTTAAGAAGTGGTTTCTTCGATTAA